DNA sequence from the Candidatus Zixiibacteriota bacterium genome:
GCGGGACATAGATGTCAGGCTGACCGCAAATCCAGGCAGGATACGGCGGGCAGTTGACAACCGGAGCCCAGTAATCCGGGTGCTCGGTGCGAGCGACGTCCGGATCGGTCCAGTTCGGAGCATGATTGTCATACATGATCATCGGGTCGATACCGAGATTGTTGTCTCTCCAGGTGGCACAGGCGCCGGGAGCGACATTGCCCATCATGATCTCGCCCAGCTGAGGATCGATCGGGCTGTAGGTATCAGGCTTTTCTTCCCAGCTGAAATCGTCGATAGTGTTGGCCTCGCCACCTTTGTAGAAGTAGTTGCCTTCAAAGGTCAGACGGCAGTCGCCTTCGACGCGGGAACGGGAATCTTCCGGAGAATTGGTCGGTCCTTCGATGTCTTCAACGCGGACGAAGTCCTTGTAGTGCTCGACAAAGATGCTGTTCAGGAAGTGGGCGCCAGCGTTGTCACGAAGACGGATACCGCGCTGATTCTGGTCAATACCAGCACCGATCGAGGTCAGGTTCCAGACAAACGGCTCGGCAAACGGGGTGCCATCTTCAGGAGAAGTACCGCCGTCATGCTCGCCACCGCTGTCGCCACCGCAGACAGGGCTCATGATCATCAGCCAGTACTGATGACAGCCACGGAAACCTTCGTCATAGTCGAAACCATCGTCGCCGTTGAAGGCGGAAACCAGGTACTTGGTGTTGACGTCGCCGCCAAACCATTCGTAACCGTCGTCGTAGTTGTTGAAGACTTCGCAGTACTCAACTGTAGTACCGGCGCCGACACCACCAAAGGTGATTCCGTTGATTTCGTTGGCTTCACCGATCTCGGTACCGCCGTGACGGACTGAGATATAGCGATAGACACCGCTGTTGTCGCAAACGTCCGGAGAAGTATCGCTGCCATACAGGCCTTTCGGATTCTGAGGATCGATACCTTCGATCTGGTTGGTACCGTCGGTAGTGTTGACAGTTGCCATACCAAGAATCAACAGACCGCCCCAGGTAAAGTTTTCGCAGAAATCCATATCGGTCGGATCGTCGACATTGTCGACAGTGCCGGTCATGATGATCGGATAGTTGCGGGTACCATTGGCGAAGATCTGACCTCCGCGGGCGCAGATCAGGGCCTTGGAATCTTCAGCGATTCCCGCCTCACCCTTGATAACGGTACCGGAATCGATATTGAGGACACAACCGGAATCCACAAAGACCAGCTCTTTGAGGATATAGACGTTGTCGTTTGTCATGTTGTAGGTCTGGTTGGTGGCCAGGCTGATGTCGGCGTCAAAAACGTCAACAGTCGGCTTGCCGGCTTCGGTCGTGAGACCGTTGGCAAACAGCATGGCCGGAATCACCATAATAGCAAGAAGCAACATAAAGGTGCGCTTCACAGTGAACCTCCTAAGTTAGTAACCTTGACTCATACCCAAATTCATAGTTAAACTTGAGCAACTTTTCCATTAATTTTAAAACCACTCTAAGAAAAAGAAAGTAAACCACACTCGAAAAAGAGATAAGTAAAAGCAAAGGGTAATTTGGTATATTTATTAGAAGAATTCCTCCTTTCAACGTTATGTCATTGAGATTGTATAAGTGTCATAACCTGCGTTTTTAAACACCCTTTTAAGTGAAACACAACTGTTTTTCCTCCTCAGTACACCGGCCAATTTAGTCTCAATTTTTAAACTAAAATTAAGTAATTATTAGATTTTGGTTATTTAAGAGGATCTCGTCTTGGAGGCGGGAACAGAATTTTTTGAGGAATTTCACAGACAAATAAACCTCTCACCTCACACTAATATTCTTCTAATACTTGTTTCAATTAATAGTGATAGAATAGTGTAACTGAATGTTGACTATGAAAGGGTGCAATGGCTAAGGAACATATTCTGGTGGTCGAGGATGAAGAGGATATCCTCGAGCTGATGAAATTCAACCTGATGAAAGAGGGTTACCATGTTTCCACCGCCGTGACAGGTGAAAAAGCCCTGCAGGCGGTCACGAAAAATCCTCCCGACCTTATTATTCTCGACCTGATGCTTCCCGACGCGGACGGCTTCGAAGTCTGTCGTCGGCTCAAGAATCAGCCCGATACCAAGCATATCCCGATCGCCATGGTGACAGCCAAAAGCGAGGAGTCGGATATCGTGGCCGGGCTCGAAATCGGGGCCGATGATTATATCACCAAGCCGTTCAGTCCGAAAGTCTTAGTCGCCAGGATCAGGGCGATCTTCCGGCGTATGGGGCAGGAGCCGGTCGATGAAAACAGCATCATCAAAATTCACGACCTGGTGATCCACCCAGGCCGTCATCAAGTCCAGGTTAATGGCCAGCCGGTCAGCCTGACTTCCTCTGAATTCAGGCTTCTGCATCTCCTGGCCAGCCGACCCGGATGGGTGTTCTCGCGTTACCAGATTCTGGATATGCTGCATGGTAAGGATTGCCCAATCACCGATCGCTCAGTCGATGTGCAGATTGTCGGCCTGCGTAAAAAGCTCAATGGGGCCTCGCAATATATAGAAACCGTGAGAGGTGTCGGCTACCGCTTCCGCGAATAGAAGACTCATCCGCCGTTTCTCTATGAAACAAACCATGAGCAGATTATCATGATATCGACATTAATGTAATTCTATTTTTATGCTAACAATGCTCTAACAGACGTGCTATATATCGGCTTTTGTTTTACGCGGGGATGGGAAATGGATTTGATAGCATCGATTTCATATAGATGTGAGAGCGCACCTGGCGTTCTTTGGCAGACCGCCTGCCATAACAAAGTTAGCAATGTATCCACACTATAAATAATAAACTCGGGATCTATTAACGGAGGATCGTATGCAGATTATTAAGAGCAGAAACAACATTTTCATCAAGACAGTGTTAACATTGTTTATACTAACAATGTTAATTGTCCCGGAGACGCTTTTGGCCCAGGGTTCAAAAAGCGGAAAGATTGCCGG
Encoded proteins:
- a CDS encoding response regulator yields the protein MAKEHILVVEDEEDILELMKFNLMKEGYHVSTAVTGEKALQAVTKNPPDLIILDLMLPDADGFEVCRRLKNQPDTKHIPIAMVTAKSEESDIVAGLEIGADDYITKPFSPKVLVARIRAIFRRMGQEPVDENSIIKIHDLVIHPGRHQVQVNGQPVSLTSSEFRLLHLLASRPGWVFSRYQILDMLHGKDCPITDRSVDVQIVGLRKKLNGASQYIETVRGVGYRFRE